A genomic window from Candidatus Hydrogenedentota bacterium includes:
- a CDS encoding VOC family protein, giving the protein MRVQAYMDFNGRCDEAIAFYEKTLGAKVVMLMRYKDSPDPNACAAGTGDKVMHSCIQIGETQLFASDGRNSGQTNFAGIMLSLGVTNDADAEKCFAALSEGGNVFMPMGPTFFASKFGMLTDKFGVHWMVINPLEQ; this is encoded by the coding sequence ATGCGTGTTCAGGCATACATGGATTTCAATGGACGATGCGACGAGGCGATCGCGTTCTACGAGAAAACGCTGGGCGCGAAGGTGGTCATGCTGATGCGCTACAAGGACAGCCCCGATCCGAACGCGTGCGCGGCGGGGACGGGCGACAAGGTAATGCACTCGTGCATTCAAATCGGCGAGACCCAACTGTTCGCCTCCGACGGACGAAATAGCGGACAAACCAACTTCGCGGGGATCATGCTGTCACTAGGCGTGACGAACGACGCCGACGCGGAGAAATGCTTCGCCGCGCTTTCGGAAGGCGGCAACGTGTTCATGCCGATGGGGCCGACGTTCTTCGCGTCCAAGTTCGGCATGCTCACGGACAAGTTTGGCGTGCACTGGATGGTGATCAACCCGCTAGAACAGTGA
- a CDS encoding type II toxin-antitoxin system VapC family toxin → MRSSTAFADTSYYLAALRANDAAHTLAVAESKSNRAIVTTEFIILELGNSLSRAEDLADFLGLLKAVRDTKRVTVVPLGSHLLERGLHLMSERPDKDWSLTDCISFTVMQDMGITDALTTDRHFEQAGFRALLKLD, encoded by the coding sequence ATGCGTTCGTCCACCGCATTTGCCGACACCTCGTATTACCTGGCAGCGCTCCGTGCCAATGATGCTGCGCACACCCTTGCGGTGGCCGAATCGAAAAGCAACCGGGCAATTGTCACAACCGAATTCATCATTCTTGAATTGGGAAATTCACTTTCGCGCGCGGAGGACCTCGCCGATTTCCTTGGGCTGTTAAAGGCGGTCCGAGATACTAAGCGCGTCACCGTCGTCCCGCTCGGATCGCACCTTCTGGAACGAGGACTGCATCTTATGTCCGAGCGGCCCGATAAAGACTGGTCCCTAACGGACTGCATCTCATTTACAGTCATGCAGGACATGGGGATTACGGATGCGTTGACGACAGACCGACATTTTGAGCAAGCCGGGTTTCGAGCTCTACTCAAATTGGACTGA
- a CDS encoding efflux RND transporter periplasmic adaptor subunit: MSLDKNTLDQLRIDRAAAPRRGPFVAILALILVGALAGAGIIFWSMSPTQASVRTALAKETVSGGSSTLLNSSGYVTARREATVSSKVTGKVMEVLVEEGMKVEADQVVATIDSSNVTRSLELADAQVMSAREALEETRANILLAERELKRISDLTAQEVTTESELDRAVAEEKSLKARLDRQQADVTVAERQVAFWKQELADYTIRAPFTGIVTAKNAQPGEIISLMSAGGGFTRTGICTIVDMSSLEIEVDVSESYINRVQPGQPVQATLDSYPDWKIPAKVIAIIPTADRQKATVKVRVGFDALDPRILPDMSVKVAFMSTGEAETAQRSVSVPKAAVRQRDGKDIVFVVREGTVERRAVTIGAENGDEVTIAAGIAGGESVVVDGPESLADGDKVTEVKA, encoded by the coding sequence ATGAGTCTGGACAAGAACACCCTCGATCAGTTGCGTATTGACCGTGCCGCGGCGCCCCGGCGCGGTCCGTTTGTCGCCATTCTCGCCCTAATTCTCGTGGGAGCGCTCGCGGGCGCGGGGATTATCTTTTGGTCCATGTCACCGACGCAGGCGAGTGTCCGCACCGCCCTGGCGAAGGAAACCGTCAGCGGCGGATCGTCGACACTCCTGAATTCCTCGGGATACGTCACCGCACGGCGCGAAGCGACTGTTTCATCCAAGGTTACGGGCAAGGTGATGGAAGTGCTCGTCGAAGAAGGGATGAAGGTCGAAGCGGACCAGGTCGTCGCGACAATCGATTCGTCCAACGTCACACGAAGCCTTGAACTTGCGGACGCGCAAGTGATGTCCGCGCGCGAAGCGCTCGAGGAGACGCGCGCGAACATCCTCCTGGCCGAGCGCGAACTCAAACGCATCTCGGACTTGACCGCGCAGGAGGTGACCACCGAGTCGGAGCTTGACCGCGCCGTGGCGGAAGAGAAATCGTTGAAGGCTCGGCTCGATCGCCAGCAGGCCGACGTTACCGTGGCCGAGCGCCAGGTCGCTTTCTGGAAACAGGAACTCGCGGACTACACCATTCGCGCACCGTTCACCGGCATCGTGACCGCGAAGAACGCGCAGCCCGGCGAGATCATTTCGCTCATGTCCGCCGGCGGCGGGTTCACGCGCACCGGCATTTGCACGATAGTGGACATGAGTTCCCTCGAGATTGAAGTGGACGTGAGCGAGAGCTACATCAACCGCGTGCAGCCCGGCCAACCCGTGCAGGCCACGCTCGATTCGTATCCGGACTGGAAAATCCCCGCGAAGGTCATTGCAATCATCCCCACCGCCGACCGGCAGAAAGCGACGGTGAAAGTGCGCGTCGGGTTCGATGCGCTCGACCCTCGCATCCTGCCGGATATGAGCGTGAAAGTCGCGTTCATGAGCACCGGCGAGGCCGAAACGGCGCAGCGTAGCGTTTCCGTCCCCAAAGCAGCGGTGCGCCAACGCGACGGGAAAGACATCGTGTTCGTCGTGCGCGAAGGCACGGTGGAACGGCGCGCCGTCACCATCGGCGCGGAGAACGGCGACGAGGTAACCATCGCCGCGGGAATCGCCGGCGGCGAATCGGTTGTTGTGGATGGGCCGGAATCCCTGGCAGACGGCGACAAAGTAACGGAGGTGAAAGCGTGA
- a CDS encoding winged helix-turn-helix transcriptional regulator codes for MSADQLSMTFSALADPTRRAILARLASGESSVKDLARPFKMTLPAVSKHLKVLERAKLIERGRDAQWRPARLRAKPLREVYDWVEQYRRFWEERLDRLEEYLRELQAAERNGRADE; via the coding sequence ATGTCTGCGGATCAACTCAGTATGACGTTCTCGGCACTGGCGGACCCGACGCGGCGGGCCATCCTGGCCCGGTTGGCGTCGGGCGAGTCGTCGGTCAAGGACTTGGCGCGGCCGTTCAAGATGACCCTGCCGGCGGTCTCGAAGCATCTGAAGGTCCTGGAGCGGGCCAAGCTAATCGAGCGCGGGCGCGACGCCCAATGGCGGCCGGCGCGTCTGCGCGCCAAGCCGCTGCGCGAGGTGTACGACTGGGTCGAGCAATACCGCAGATTCTGGGAAGAGCGCCTCGACCGGTTGGAGGAATACCTCCGCGAACTGCAGGCGGCGGAAAGGAACGGCCGTGCCGATGAGTAA
- a CDS encoding SRPBCC domain-containing protein, translating into MLNDTVDREMVIERLVDAPRELVFRAFTEPEHVKHWWGPNGFTNTIHEMDVRPGGVWRFIMHGPDGTDYPNKIVYVEVLPPERLVYEHSGDRPDGPVLFRSTVTLDDAGGKTKVTLRALFPSADEFRRAKEFGAAEGGQQTLARLAEYVKTMAA; encoded by the coding sequence ATGCTGAACGATACCGTCGACCGTGAAATGGTGATAGAACGCCTCGTTGACGCGCCGCGCGAATTGGTGTTCCGCGCGTTCACCGAGCCGGAACATGTGAAGCATTGGTGGGGACCGAACGGTTTCACGAACACGATTCACGAGATGGACGTTCGGCCCGGCGGCGTGTGGCGGTTCATCATGCACGGCCCCGATGGCACCGATTACCCTAATAAGATAGTATATGTGGAAGTGCTGCCGCCGGAGCGGTTGGTCTACGAACATTCCGGCGATCGTCCCGACGGCCCCGTGTTGTTCCGTTCCACGGTGACGCTCGACGACGCCGGCGGCAAGACAAAGGTGACGCTGCGCGCGCTGTTCCCCAGCGCGGACGAATTCCGGCGCGCGAAAGAATTCGGTGCGGCCGAAGGCGGCCAGCAGACGCTGGCGCGCTTGGCCGAGTACGTAAAGACGATGGCTGCGTAA
- a CDS encoding glyoxalase: MAPSIKDFKVYMPAKDFEVSKRFYSALGFAMSEGWGGTADFELNGNRFRLQDYYVKDWAENFMVVMGVDDVEAWHEHVKLVTAGGAFGNIRIMAPENVDGSLVLHVVDPSGVLLIFVQ; this comes from the coding sequence ATGGCGCCGAGTATCAAGGATTTCAAAGTCTATATGCCCGCGAAGGACTTCGAGGTGTCCAAGCGCTTTTATAGCGCGCTCGGTTTTGCGATGTCCGAGGGCTGGGGCGGCACGGCGGACTTCGAACTGAACGGCAACCGGTTTCGGCTGCAGGACTACTACGTCAAAGACTGGGCCGAGAATTTTATGGTCGTCATGGGTGTTGACGACGTGGAAGCGTGGCACGAACACGTCAAACTGGTTACAGCGGGTGGCGCGTTCGGAAACATACGCATCATGGCGCCGGAGAACGTCGACGGTTCCCTTGTCTTGCACGTCGTCGATCCGTCCGGCGTGCTCTTAATCTTCGTTCAATGA
- a CDS encoding dienelactone hydrolase family protein, giving the protein MPDSILSASAMTRRGFFQRSCAALGAVVSARVTHTESHRDVPWLAEVQQAPRDLKPVDTGYFEPLLVAEDGSPVTNVAEWEKRRSQLRDRWMDFLGPMPERPPVKLTTVAEDHPEGCRRIRVRYESEAGIAVDGYLLYPDPIGEAPRAALVVLHSTTPDTIDEVAGVKGRDAQALGLIFARQGIVVFCPQCFLWNDPSIEYLEAVARFKERHPNTLGMRKMLNDAQCAVDILASLPEVDAKRIGAVGHSLGAKETLYLAAFDERVKAAVFSEGGIGLGFTNWHDPWYLGQGIRDPAFKLNHHQLLALIAPRAFLILAGESGPPNTSVADGDRTWPFVEAALPVYKLYGESARIGLYNHRQGHTIPPAALDKSADWLITHLRH; this is encoded by the coding sequence GTGCCGGACTCAATCTTGAGCGCAAGCGCGATGACTCGGCGCGGCTTTTTTCAACGGAGTTGCGCCGCGCTCGGCGCGGTCGTGAGCGCGCGTGTCACCCATACCGAAAGTCACCGCGATGTGCCGTGGCTGGCAGAGGTGCAGCAAGCGCCACGGGACTTGAAACCCGTAGATACGGGGTATTTCGAGCCGCTCCTGGTCGCGGAAGACGGTTCGCCGGTCACAAATGTGGCGGAATGGGAGAAGCGGCGGTCGCAGCTTCGAGACCGTTGGATGGATTTCTTGGGGCCTATGCCGGAACGTCCGCCGGTGAAATTGACCACGGTCGCGGAAGATCATCCGGAAGGCTGCCGCCGCATTCGCGTGCGCTACGAATCGGAGGCAGGCATTGCGGTCGATGGCTACTTGCTGTATCCCGATCCGATTGGAGAGGCGCCGCGCGCGGCGCTGGTAGTGCTGCACTCGACAACGCCCGACACGATCGACGAAGTCGCCGGCGTCAAGGGCCGCGACGCTCAGGCGCTGGGACTGATATTCGCGCGACAGGGTATTGTGGTGTTTTGTCCGCAATGCTTTTTGTGGAACGATCCGTCAATCGAGTATCTCGAAGCCGTCGCGAGGTTCAAGGAGCGGCATCCGAATACGCTGGGCATGCGTAAGATGCTCAACGACGCGCAGTGCGCGGTGGACATACTCGCAAGCCTGCCGGAGGTGGATGCAAAACGCATCGGCGCGGTGGGCCATTCGCTCGGCGCAAAGGAAACGCTCTACCTCGCCGCGTTCGACGAGCGCGTGAAGGCGGCCGTCTTCAGCGAAGGCGGGATTGGTCTGGGCTTCACGAACTGGCACGACCCCTGGTATCTCGGCCAAGGCATTCGCGATCCCGCGTTCAAACTAAACCACCACCAACTGCTTGCCCTCATTGCGCCGCGCGCGTTCCTGATTCTCGCCGGCGAATCCGGGCCTCCGAACACGTCGGTCGCCGATGGCGACCGCACATGGCCGTTCGTCGAAGCCGCGCTGCCCGTCTACAAACTCTACGGTGAGTCCGCGCGAATCGGGCTGTACAACCACCGGCAGGGACACACGATTCCACCAGCGGCGCTGGACAAGTCGGCCGATTGGCTCATTACCCACCTTCGGCACTGA
- a CDS encoding VOC family protein, giving the protein MQRITPCLWFNNNIEDAIGLYTSLFDGSSIGKTARYGKEAADVSGQKEGAVMTMMFTLGGQEFMGLNGGPYYQFTPAISLFVNCATADEVERLWAGLSQDGLVMMPLDKYPFSEKFGWVQDRFGVSWQINLGARKQKINPFLMFVKDKHGKAGEALEFFVSIFDNAKIESVQRFGPGEHEPEGAVKQGIFTLDGYEFRAMESAMDHRFSFTGAISFIVHCDSQEEVDRYWAKLSGSGGKESMCGWLEDQFGISWQIVPRVLEKLMEDPKGGRLAMQALLQMRKLDIKALEAAARAAS; this is encoded by the coding sequence ATGCAACGCATCACACCGTGTTTGTGGTTCAACAACAACATCGAAGACGCGATCGGCCTTTACACTTCGCTATTTGACGGTTCCTCGATTGGAAAGACGGCGCGATACGGCAAGGAAGCCGCGGACGTCTCGGGCCAAAAAGAAGGCGCCGTGATGACGATGATGTTTACGCTCGGAGGCCAGGAATTTATGGGCCTGAACGGCGGGCCGTATTATCAGTTCACGCCGGCGATTTCGTTGTTCGTGAACTGCGCCACGGCGGACGAGGTGGAGCGGCTTTGGGCCGGCCTGTCGCAGGATGGCCTCGTCATGATGCCGTTGGACAAATACCCGTTCAGCGAAAAGTTCGGTTGGGTGCAAGACCGGTTTGGCGTGTCGTGGCAAATCAATCTCGGCGCCAGGAAACAGAAGATAAATCCGTTCCTGATGTTCGTGAAAGACAAGCATGGCAAGGCTGGCGAAGCGTTGGAGTTTTTCGTTTCGATCTTCGACAACGCGAAGATCGAAAGCGTTCAGCGCTTTGGCCCCGGCGAACACGAACCGGAAGGCGCCGTGAAACAGGGTATCTTCACGCTGGACGGGTACGAATTCCGGGCGATGGAAAGCGCAATGGACCATCGGTTTTCGTTCACCGGCGCGATCTCGTTTATCGTGCATTGCGACTCGCAAGAGGAAGTCGATCGATATTGGGCGAAGCTGAGCGGGAGCGGCGGCAAGGAAAGCATGTGCGGTTGGCTCGAAGACCAATTCGGGATTTCGTGGCAGATTGTCCCGCGCGTACTCGAGAAACTGATGGAAGACCCCAAAGGCGGAAGGCTCGCCATGCAGGCGCTGTTGCAGATGCGCAAGCTCGACATCAAGGCATTGGAGGCAGCCGCGCGGGCCGCCTCGTAG
- a CDS encoding ABC transporter permease → MKFVGLVWSNLKRKKLRTSLTLLSIFVAFFLFGLLSTIKESFTAGVALAGQDRLIVRHKVSLILSLPESYRARIARIPGVASAVNFTWFGGIYIDERNFFASMPTDPEPFLAMYPEYLLPEDQKQAWLNTRTGAIAGRALVDRFGWKIGQKIQMYSPIWMREGDGAWEFDIVGIYEGAKKGTDTSGFYFRHDYLEEGRVQGKGEVGWYGVQVTDPERAVEVASAIDAEFANSPFETKAEPEGAFIQGFAQQIGDIGTIMIAVVSAVFFTILLVAGNTMAQAVRERTVEIGVLKAIGFTNGLVLALVLVESCIIAVVGGLPGLGAAWLYTTFVGSPDPASLPVFYLPSRDVAIGVVLAVALGLVAGMFPALQAMRLRVAMALRREA, encoded by the coding sequence ATGAAGTTTGTCGGCCTCGTCTGGAGCAACCTCAAACGTAAAAAGCTGCGCACGTCGCTGACGCTGCTCTCAATCTTTGTCGCATTTTTCCTCTTCGGACTGCTCAGCACAATTAAGGAATCGTTCACCGCGGGTGTCGCGCTGGCGGGACAGGACCGGCTCATTGTGCGCCACAAGGTGTCGCTCATCCTGTCGCTGCCGGAATCGTATCGCGCGCGTATCGCGCGTATTCCCGGCGTTGCGTCGGCTGTAAACTTCACGTGGTTTGGCGGCATCTACATCGACGAGCGCAATTTCTTTGCTTCGATGCCCACGGACCCGGAGCCATTCCTTGCAATGTACCCGGAGTACCTTCTGCCGGAGGATCAAAAGCAGGCATGGCTCAACACGCGCACGGGCGCCATCGCCGGCCGCGCGCTCGTAGATCGATTTGGCTGGAAGATCGGTCAGAAGATTCAAATGTATTCGCCGATTTGGATGCGCGAAGGCGATGGCGCGTGGGAGTTCGACATTGTCGGCATCTACGAAGGCGCAAAAAAAGGCACCGATACTTCCGGATTCTATTTCCGGCATGACTACCTGGAGGAAGGGCGCGTACAGGGAAAAGGCGAGGTAGGCTGGTACGGAGTCCAAGTGACGGACCCGGAGCGCGCTGTCGAGGTCGCGTCCGCGATTGATGCCGAGTTCGCGAATTCGCCGTTTGAAACGAAGGCCGAACCGGAGGGCGCTTTCATCCAGGGGTTCGCGCAGCAGATTGGGGACATCGGCACGATCATGATCGCCGTGGTCAGCGCCGTGTTCTTCACCATTCTACTTGTCGCGGGCAATACGATGGCGCAGGCCGTGCGCGAGCGTACCGTCGAGATTGGCGTACTCAAGGCAATCGGATTCACTAACGGCCTCGTGTTGGCGCTCGTCTTGGTCGAGTCGTGCATTATCGCTGTCGTCGGTGGCCTGCCTGGCCTTGGTGCGGCGTGGTTGTACACTACGTTTGTCGGGAGTCCCGACCCCGCGAGCCTTCCCGTCTTCTATCTGCCGAGCCGTGATGTGGCGATTGGCGTCGTGTTGGCGGTTGCGCTGGGCCTTGTCGCGGGCATGTTTCCCGCGCTGCAGGCGATGCGGCTGCGGGTGGCCATGGCGTTGCGGAGGGAGGCGTAA
- a CDS encoding SRPBCC family protein: MRIVLVLVAVIAVVVVGFLIFVSTRPSEFRVVRSATMSASPSVVFPLVNDLRKWKDWSPWEKLDPNMKTTFEGPESGKGAMYSWVGNSNVGEGKMTITDSAANERVVLELEFFKPMAGVSTAQFDFKPEGDGTNVTWSMNGTNNFVAKIFCVFMDMDTMIGGNFEQGLSQLKAIVEKPAA; the protein is encoded by the coding sequence ATGCGAATAGTCCTGGTCTTGGTTGCGGTCATTGCCGTCGTTGTCGTTGGTTTTTTGATTTTCGTCTCGACGCGGCCGTCGGAGTTTCGCGTTGTGCGCAGCGCGACGATGTCGGCGTCCCCGTCCGTGGTGTTTCCGCTGGTGAACGATTTGCGCAAGTGGAAGGATTGGTCGCCGTGGGAGAAGTTGGACCCGAATATGAAGACAACTTTCGAGGGGCCGGAGTCCGGCAAAGGCGCGATGTACTCGTGGGTCGGGAATAGCAACGTTGGCGAAGGCAAGATGACGATTACGGACAGCGCCGCGAACGAGCGCGTCGTACTCGAACTCGAGTTCTTCAAGCCAATGGCGGGGGTGAGCACGGCGCAGTTCGACTTCAAACCGGAAGGCGACGGCACCAACGTGACGTGGAGCATGAACGGAACGAACAATTTCGTTGCGAAGATATTCTGCGTGTTCATGGACATGGACACGATGATCGGCGGGAATTTCGAGCAGGGCCTATCGCAGTTGAAAGCCATCGTGGAGAAGCCGGCGGCGTAA
- a CDS encoding ABC transporter permease, which produces MNWLVQVYAITLFALRTIPLRLGSSFATVVGIAGVVGVFVGVLSIAEGFRAAMSVSGTDDIAVVLRGGADSELSSGLSREETRLIADAPGIFRAADGPLVSSELFVMINLPKRSTGTDANVPLRGVQKAAMDVRSDFKIVEGRAFDLGRNEVIVGVGASRAFAGLDVGKKIRVGQNEWEVVGMFTGGGGSAESEVWTDAAVLQPAYNRGDTFQSVYAKLTSPEAFTEFKDALTANPQLKVKPLLQGQYLAEKSVVLTNIIRGIGVLITTLMALGALFGALNTMYSAVAARTREIATLRALGFGSGPIILSVMFESLVLAIIGGSIGAAAAYAAFDGFQASTINFQTFSQVAFAFAVTPQLLVYSVMWVAMIGLLGGLFPAIRAARLPIATALRET; this is translated from the coding sequence ATGAATTGGCTCGTTCAAGTCTACGCAATCACCCTGTTCGCGCTCCGCACCATCCCCCTGCGGTTGGGTTCGTCGTTCGCCACCGTCGTCGGCATAGCGGGCGTGGTCGGCGTGTTCGTGGGCGTGCTCTCGATCGCGGAAGGGTTCCGCGCGGCGATGTCCGTTTCCGGCACAGACGACATCGCCGTCGTACTGCGCGGCGGGGCCGACAGCGAGTTGAGCAGCGGACTCTCCCGCGAGGAAACGCGCCTCATTGCGGACGCGCCCGGGATATTTCGCGCTGCCGACGGCCCGCTGGTCTCGTCAGAACTGTTTGTTATGATCAATCTGCCGAAGCGTTCGACAGGGACGGACGCAAACGTCCCATTGCGCGGCGTCCAAAAGGCGGCAATGGACGTCCGCAGTGATTTCAAAATTGTCGAAGGCCGCGCTTTCGATTTGGGACGCAACGAGGTCATTGTAGGCGTGGGGGCGTCGCGCGCATTCGCGGGCCTCGATGTCGGAAAAAAGATTCGCGTGGGACAGAACGAATGGGAGGTCGTCGGTATGTTCACCGGCGGCGGCGGCTCCGCGGAATCGGAGGTTTGGACAGACGCCGCCGTGCTCCAGCCCGCGTACAACCGGGGCGACACATTCCAGTCGGTCTACGCAAAACTGACCTCGCCGGAAGCGTTCACCGAATTCAAAGACGCACTGACGGCAAACCCTCAGCTTAAAGTAAAGCCGCTGCTCCAAGGCCAATACCTCGCGGAGAAATCCGTCGTCTTGACGAATATTATCCGCGGCATCGGCGTGCTGATTACCACGTTGATGGCGCTCGGCGCATTGTTCGGCGCGCTGAACACGATGTACAGCGCCGTCGCCGCGCGCACGCGCGAAATTGCCACCCTCCGCGCGCTCGGCTTTGGGTCCGGGCCGATTATTCTCTCAGTCATGTTCGAGTCGCTGGTGCTCGCCATCATCGGCGGATCGATTGGCGCGGCCGCCGCCTACGCCGCGTTCGACGGGTTCCAGGCGTCAACGATCAACTTTCAGACGTTCAGCCAGGTCGCGTTCGCGTTCGCCGTCACGCCGCAACTGCTCGTCTACTCCGTCATGTGGGTCGCGATGATCGGGTTACTCGGCGGCCTCTTCCCCGCTATCCGCGCGGCACGGCTGCCGATTGCCACGGCGCTGCGGGAAACGTAG
- a CDS encoding ABC transporter ATP-binding protein produces MNFDVPNGEFVALMGPSGSGKSTLLNLIGGLDRPTTGTVTIGGERIDSMSDRQLAAWRARHVGFVFQFYNLMPVLSAARNVELPLLLTHLSGAQRRKHVETALSVVGLSHRMNHYPRTLSGGEQQRVGIARAIATDPTLLLCDEPTGDLDRKSGDEILTLLQALNSEHGKTIIMVTHDPHASARATRTVYLEKGQLSTEKPE; encoded by the coding sequence ATGAACTTCGACGTACCCAACGGCGAGTTCGTTGCGCTGATGGGGCCATCCGGTTCGGGCAAATCGACGCTGCTCAATCTTATCGGCGGGTTGGATCGCCCGACAACCGGAACGGTGACCATCGGCGGCGAACGTATAGACAGTATGTCCGATCGCCAACTCGCCGCGTGGCGCGCGCGCCACGTCGGGTTTGTCTTTCAGTTCTACAATTTGATGCCGGTCTTGAGTGCGGCGCGCAACGTAGAATTGCCGCTGCTGCTCACGCACCTCTCCGGCGCGCAGCGCAGGAAGCACGTCGAGACCGCGCTGTCGGTCGTCGGCCTGTCGCATCGCATGAACCACTACCCGCGCACGCTCTCCGGCGGCGAGCAGCAGCGCGTGGGCATTGCCCGCGCCATCGCCACGGACCCGACGCTGTTACTGTGCGACGAGCCCACCGGCGATCTCGATCGCAAATCCGGCGACGAAATCCTCACGCTCCTGCAGGCCCTCAACAGCGAACACGGCAAGACCATCATCATGGTCACGCACGATCCGCACGCGTCCGCTCGCGCGACGCGCACCGTCTACCTCGAGAAGGGCCAACTCTCGACGGAGAAGCCGGAATGA
- a CDS encoding SRPBCC domain-containing protein, translated as MSNLITEPASRVLLITRVLDAPRELVFKVWTQPQHLAQWWGPKNFTTPDCNIDVRPGGFYRIHIRSGEGKDYWMQGVYREVVEPERLVFTFSWDTPEGKRGHETIVTVLFEDANGKTKFTFHQAVFESDSSRNDHNTGWSECFDRLAAYVAR; from the coding sequence ATGAGTAACCTCATCACCGAGCCGGCCAGCCGGGTGCTACTAATCACGCGCGTGCTCGACGCGCCGCGCGAACTGGTGTTCAAGGTGTGGACGCAGCCCCAGCACCTGGCGCAGTGGTGGGGACCGAAGAATTTCACGACGCCGGACTGCAACATAGACGTCCGGCCCGGCGGGTTCTACCGCATTCACATCCGCTCCGGCGAGGGCAAAGACTATTGGATGCAGGGCGTGTATCGCGAAGTCGTCGAACCCGAGCGCCTGGTGTTCACGTTTTCATGGGACACGCCGGAAGGTAAACGAGGACACGAGACGATCGTGACGGTCCTCTTCGAGGATGCAAACGGAAAGACGAAGTTCACGTTTCACCAGGCGGTGTTCGAGTCCGACTCGTCGCGGAACGATCACAACACCGGATGGAGCGAGTGCTTCGATCGGCTGGCGGCGTATGTTGCCCGCTAG
- a CDS encoding exo-alpha-sialidase: MSSVRVLVGTRKGAFILTSDAKRKKWDVSGPHFAGWEIYHMKGSTVDKDRIYVSQTSGWFGQIVQRSDDGGKTWFQPGTPAGAPTTTPDGMPMGESNKFVYDTSEKGAPLTTHLWYDGTQHPWEFKRVWHIEPSLSDPDTIYAGVEDAAMFRSTDGGKSWHELAGLRGNGTGPQWAPGAGGLGLHTILIDPKNHDRMFGAISSAGCFRTDDGGKTWKTITKGLSSLYIPNPTAEIGHCIHRIALHPSKPDTLFMQKHWDVCRSDDAGDTWYEVSGDLPTDFGFPIDVHAHDPETVYVVPIKSDSEHYPPEGKLRVYRSKSGGNDWEPLTKGLPQENCYVNILRDAMCVDSLDDCGVYFGTTGGQVYCSANGGDSWEAIVRDLPAVLSVEVQTLS, encoded by the coding sequence ATGAGTTCAGTACGGGTGCTCGTGGGTACGCGCAAAGGCGCGTTCATTCTGACGTCGGACGCGAAGCGCAAGAAGTGGGACGTCAGCGGCCCGCATTTTGCCGGGTGGGAAATCTACCACATGAAGGGATCGACTGTGGACAAGGACCGCATCTATGTCTCGCAGACGAGCGGCTGGTTCGGCCAGATCGTTCAACGCTCGGACGATGGCGGCAAGACTTGGTTCCAGCCGGGCACACCCGCGGGTGCGCCAACGACCACGCCGGACGGCATGCCGATGGGCGAAAGCAACAAGTTCGTGTACGACACGTCGGAGAAGGGCGCGCCGCTGACGACGCACCTGTGGTACGACGGCACGCAGCACCCGTGGGAGTTCAAACGCGTCTGGCACATCGAACCGTCACTCTCGGATCCCGACACGATTTACGCGGGCGTCGAGGACGCGGCGATGTTTCGCTCGACGGACGGCGGCAAATCGTGGCACGAACTGGCGGGTTTGCGCGGTAATGGAACCGGGCCGCAATGGGCGCCGGGCGCGGGCGGCCTGGGACTGCACACAATCCTCATCGATCCGAAAAACCACGATCGCATGTTCGGGGCAATTTCGTCCGCGGGGTGCTTCCGCACGGACGACGGCGGGAAGACGTGGAAGACAATCACCAAGGGACTGAGTTCGCTCTACATTCCGAACCCGACCGCCGAGATCGGGCACTGCATCCACCGCATCGCGTTGCACCCGTCGAAGCCGGACACGCTGTTCATGCAGAAGCATTGGGACGTGTGCCGCAGCGACGACGCAGGCGACACGTGGTACGAAGTCAGCGGCGATTTGCCGACCGATTTTGGATTTCCGATCGACGTGCACGCTCACGACCCGGAAACGGTCTACGTCGTGCCCATCAAGAGCGACTCCGAACACTATCCGCCCGAGGGCAAACTGCGCGTGTACCGCAGCAAGTCCGGCGGCAACGATTGGGAACCGCTGACAAAGGGCCTGCCGCAGGAGAACTGCTACGTGAACATTCTGCGCGACGCGATGTGTGTCGATTCGCTCGACGATTGCGGCGTTTACTTTGGAACGACGGGCGGACAGGTGTACTGCTCGGCGAACGGCGGCGATAGTTGGGAAGCGATCGTGCGCGATCTGCCGGCCGTGTTGTCGGTCGAAGTGCAGACGTTGTCGTAA